The Lathyrus oleraceus cultivar Zhongwan6 chromosome 5, CAAS_Psat_ZW6_1.0, whole genome shotgun sequence genome includes the window AAGAAAAAGCAAGATTTATGCTGTCATGATGGATCCATTACCAGCATGACGGTCGTCACCATCCCTAGGAAGTCAATtcatcacaaaaagtcaacaaaatgAAGAAGAATTGTTTGAGCTAGATGATGGACGACCAATCATGAAGAAAACGACTGTCACTTGTATGATGGACGGAACGTCATGGTAATGGACCCGAAGTGTAAACTATAAATAGGCCCTTAGAACTCCATTTTCAAAATCCGAGCTTTGTATTAGTTATAAAATATTGTGTAAAAGTGATAATTGCTCACATTGAGTCATTATTGCAATTTTAGTTTTAAGGTTGGGGCAAATCTTCCTATCATTGTGTACCTACTACTTTAATCTTGCCGACATAATTTTTCTACATTTATTATCCAGTTCCTACTTTCTTTTATTATAACGTAGTTTCATGCATGCTTATTTTAATGTTTATTATGAACATAAATACATGTTGTATGTTTCCGTCACTACATGGAATGAGCTGAAAAAATCTTTCCTTGCTCGATACtttctgtaacacccttctaaaataccccaaatgtttaatTAAAATCACAAAGGTAAATCAAAGTAAAcatgcaatcaagggtgtcacacaattatttcacaccaatcaccataatatttagtcatgctcattatttaattcaaaacataaggTATTGCAtattacgcagcggatagagatcaaatcgatcattcaaaacatgtatcatattacatgtaaaatggttcacaaccaatcaataaaatattcaaaacatcccatcccgatgttacatctatcagagcatgacccactaaggaactacactagacgccaagcactagctcctactcaatcactgctcgttacctgaaaaatagttgtaagggtgagttcctcaatcgatataataagcattataaaatatcatgtaatgctaagtaaataacacatttcatcaccctaatcataacacacatcagtaacggcacaccaactcaaacatcatactcgACGGTAACATAAAGCATATGTAcaatctcaattcatactcaacatcaacacaaaacacacgtacaatattggaatacatccattcatattatacgccatacatacattatgcaatgagactccatgcatgcggtactGACTActcttgaacatatagttcaagctcaccgtccaaatccaggcacggctaccaagcccactagtcccactcatttgagacctagtgactcactcactaattcctcaccatgggaattagctaccaccccaaatgggccatgctatgcacgctaatcacctagcatgcaaacatcaacaacagtccaaaatgactaactcactaattcctcaccatgggaattagctaccaccataaggccacaataagcatgctaatcacctagcaatgcaacatcacaacaataatccacaatggaccgatgctcactctctaagccataaaacagtccattcacaacacatgcataacatacacattcacaacattatgcatactatcatacattatcaacacatgtatcaacacatcatatcatgtcaataattaaacacagtattagcacactctactaatacctatactactcaaatcagcgggaaataatccctactatatcacacaccgatataggcaaccatcaattaggcacacaacattttaattaacaatttttccactctgcaacagtgttaaccggttaacgccctgggttaaccggttaacgcagcacaaacacactttctggcaaaacgcaacagtgttaaccggttaacgccctgggttaaccggttaacgcagacaaaacagcagatttacacaattcaaaacagtgttaaccggttaacgccctgggttaaccggttaacgcaagacagaaagctgttcctgcgctaacgcaaagcagaatgcagaattctccgcattttccgccgttggaggacttccggacctccgattccaattccgtaaaaagctctacgttcgggaaaacacgactcacacaattacggattCAATTACGGTctttaacacagtttatccaacgtaattttcagcatttccaatcccaattagggtcaattcaacggtttatcactacccattacatgctaacccataatacccattaaacgacgataaaccccccttacctgagttaatccggcaaactctaagctccaagctcttctcttctccaacctttgctctctggttcttcctctttgcccctttctcctcttctctgcagcttctcagttttcacgtaaaaccctttttcaaaaaaaaatgaaaactctttttccttattccaacttatatatatttttccaatttatattattattccaaactaataataataatccaataattccaattatttaattaaattaataaatataatattaacttaaattaaataattatcttatttttaaatcggggtgttacactttcCACTGGGCAAAACAGTGTAGCTAAGGAACCAGATAACCTACTTTAGGCAGAATGATGGAGAATTGCTTTTCGAAGCTTGGAAACGATATAAGGAAATGATACTAGCATGCTTACACAATGGGCTAGAAAAGTAGTTAATTATTCATACATTTTATAACAATTTTCTCTATAATACGATAATGACCATTTATGTCACCACATGTAGAGCTCTTATGAATACAACTTTTGTTGATGCCTACGCTCTGATCGAGAGTATGACTCAAAATCACTATCAATGGGGAAGCAAACGTGCTCCCGTTGAAAAGACACAACCTAAAGGCAGTATGTATGAGGTGAGCAGTTTCGATCATATGAACGCTAAAGTAGACACTTTCACTCAAAAGGTCAAAAACATAACACTCACCCCTGCAACTACCGTAGATGTCGTGACTCCAAACTGTGAAATTTATGGAGTCCCTGGACATGTCACTGCTGACTGTCAGTTATTAGTCGAGCCTACCCCATACTAGGTTAATTATGCGCAAGGAAATCCCTACTGAAACACGTATAATCCTGTATGGAgaaatcatccaaatttctcctaCAAGAATAATAATACACTGTTTGCACCTAGCCTTGCACCCACCATTACCCTTATCTTCAAAAATGATAAAGGAGCCCATGTTACTTCTGTTGCCCCCAAAAACTCTAACTTGGAACTAATGATGGAAAACTTCGCCTTGTCTCAAACTTAGCAAAATAAAGATTTTATGAACCAGGATGTTAATACCAATGGTTTGATTAAGCAATTGGCCAACAAAGTGGGCGTTATGGTTATTCACAACAAAATTCTAGAAACCCAAATTTCTCAATTGGCCAAGCAACAAGTTGCTACCTCTACCCCGGGTGGAATATTTCCTGATCAACCGCAACCTAATCTTAAGGGACACACTAACACCATAACACAGTGAAGTAGAACGAAGATATAAGGCCTCATTGACAAGAGAGTTTGAAACCATACTGTAGAAAGGATTGTATAGAAGGATTCAGAGAAGGTCACTGATGAAAATACCGAAAGAGAACCACTAGTAGTAGACCATGGATAGTCGTCAAAAGCTAAAGAGGTAGAAGAAAAGGAATAACCATATGTACCTCCTTATCCTTATAAGTCACATATTCCTTACCCTTAAAGACTTGTAAATTCCAAAACCGAGGTATAATTTAAGAAGCTTGTTGAGCTCCTAAAAACACTTTCCGCCCCAAATTAACCAAATGCCTTCGTATGCTAAATTTCTGAAAGAAATCCTAACCAATAAGAGGAAGCTCGATGAAGATGGAACTGTAGTGCTAACTGCAGTGTGTAGTGCTATAATCCTCAATAACTTTCCACCCAAAATTAAAAGACCTAGGGAGTTTCTCAATTCTTGTGTTATACGTAAATTCATCATCGACAAATCGTTATTCGGTTTAGGAGATAATGTTAGTCTGATGCCTCTTTCCATCTGCGAGAGGCTCAATTTAGGAGATTTAAAACCAACAAAGATGTCTCTTCAATTGTCTGATCGATCAGTAAAATACCCAATAGGAATACTGGAAGATATCCCAGTAAGAATCGGCCAGTTGTATGTTCCTACAAACTTTGTAGTAATGGACATTAAAGATGACTCTCACATCTCGATCTTCTTAGGTAAACATTTCTTAACTACTGCAAGTACAATAATATATGTAAAGAGAGGAAAGCTTACCTTCGAGGTTGGTGAGGAAAAGATCAAGTTCATATTTCCCAGTTCATGAAAAGCCCATGCTATAGACTACATGTGTTACTTTGTAGACATGATAAATTAGTTCTTAAAGGAATTGTCGTTAGAAACACCACCGATGGTAGAGTTGGTTGTGCCTCCGACACCGACAACAAAAGCAAAGGAAGATGAGGCGAAGATTTATTTAGATAAAGGTTTAGAATAATGCCTCGCCCTTACTCCTGATCCAATGCCTGACTCATAGAAACTGAAAGTTGAGCTTAAAGAGTTGTCTCAAAACCTTAGATACGAGTTTCTAGATAGTGAGCTTAACCGACATGTCATAGTAAATTCCAATCTAGGTAAAGATAAAATTGAGAAACTCTTTTTTGCTTTAAAAACATATCCCGAGGCGATAGGAAAATTAGTGGAAAAACTTGCTACTTGAcaatgtcttggtgatcatatcagcaACATTGTCATTAGTCGAAATCTCCAGCACTTGGACTTCTCCATACTTAATTATCTCTCCGCCGAAGTGCAGCCTTACATCGATATGCTTGGTTCGCTTGTGATAGGCTGAATTCTTCGACAAATGTATTGtactttgactatcacatttaataGTGGTAACTCGACCTTATTCTAAAGGCATGTATGCAAATCCTACTGGAGAACAAGGTGCGATGTTAGGTAAATTCTTATCAAAGTTCTTTTTATCTACATAATTTACTTCCACCATAAAATAACCCTGATCTGCCTCTATGTTCTCCACAATTCCATCATCCCTCCATATTGAAATTCTCTTATGGAGCGATGAGGACACAACACCTGTGCCATGGATCCACTCCCGGCCTAAGAGTATATTTAACTTGCCTTTGATGTTATCACCATAAAAACAGTGGGTCAATTTATTGACCCAAATGTCAAGTCGACCTGTATAACGCCCATGGTATGCCCCGTCTCACCTCCATAATTTGATAGCACCATGTTGTGTGGCCTCAGATCAATATCATATTTTCCTATTTTCCTTAACAAAAAATGAGACATTAAATTGACTGCAGCCGCTCCATTGACCAAAATATTATTAACTGTAGTATCTTCGACTTTGCCTCTTATGAAAAGAGGCTTCAAGTGACTCTTCATTACCTCATGTGGTTTCACAAAGAACACATTTTTCTCCTTGATGCAACCATTATTCATCATGAAGTAGTACACAGATTTATGCCTCCCTATTTCTTCCTTATCACAATCCACCAGTTCAGTTACTTCTATGATACAGTCGTACTCCCTTAGAAGCATATAGCCACATTACATATGACGGCGAAATCGTCCTCCGACCCTTAATCAAAATTTTATGTCACCAACTCGTCGCTTTGAGCGGTGCCTCATCCTTCGCCTTTCCTTTTAACTTAACTAGCCTGGAGGAAAACAATTGCCTTCCAACTGGTTTCTTGACTTGGTCACTAATTTGGGTTTAATATGGTTTGTTGCTACTCGACTCAACAACCTCCTTCTCCTCTTTATTCTTCCTATAGAACCTCTTCCACTGGGTCCTCGACATTGGATTTTTTCCTTTGTAGTTGCTAGGCCCATATGAATGTTTCTCTGACACCTGAAACTTCTCTTGATAAGTGAGTGAGGAACCTCTACCCATTTCAAAATTCTTCCCTTTCTGATGGCCAGATCCCTCGCCTGCAGATCGCACTTGTAATACCTTACTTCCAGattcaaataaataaaatataaataattaaatcaagTAGGATGTCGCATCCACATAATTTGAAGTTTAAAAAGTTTACTTTAACTCATATAGATCACATTGTTACGAcataattaaaaacaaattttgTTTGGCATCCAAAGCCTCATCCAAACATCCAAACAATAGTAGTTTAAAACAACAATCCTTATTATTTAAAGATATGTAACATGAAAAACACATAGGTAAAATAACCTCATGGACAAAACAACCTCAGTGTTATGTATCAGAGTGACTCTACTAGAAGACCCGACCAATAGCAACATATCATACACTATCAACTACTTAGGTACCTGATTTTCTATACTCCAAAGGAGTACATACGCAACAAACAAAAAAGGGGTGAGAAATACATTAATATAATTAATCGGTGCATAACATGCTAAGGATAGTATTCATGCGTAATGCACCACAATCATTCACAATCCA containing:
- the LOC127078582 gene encoding uncharacterized protein LOC127078582, which produces MPSYAKFLKEILTNKRKLDEDGTVVLTAVCSAIILNNFPPKIKRPREFLNSCVIRKFIIDKSLFGLGDNVSLMPLSICERLNLGDLKPTKMSLQLSDRSVKYPIGILEDIPVRIGQLYVPTNFVVMDIKDDSHISIFLGKHFLTTASTIIYVKRGKLTFEFLKELSLETPPMVELVVPPTPTTKAKEDEAKIYLDKGLE